A genomic stretch from Marinimicrobium sp. C6131 includes:
- a CDS encoding ATP-binding protein has protein sequence MSQRPLSLNARLLLASLLVLPLFLGLTGLVLERAFDRSLTTAAREQLQGQIYLLFSVAEMQGTGEQAQLEMPPALLEPNFERLNSGLYGYLSTRAGRTVWHSNSAQLRPELPATGEFPQPGDLLLDQIELDGQPHWRARYAVIWEDDAGQDHDYLVTLLRDQTPYRAELASFRRQLWRWLGAAALLLVIAQSASLRWGLRPLGRLARALDAMREGSRPHLEGRHPAELQPVVDNLNQVLDREQSLRKRYRDSLSNLAHSLKTPLTVLRNQASDSAPDKEARSVIAEQVARMDQVVSYQLRRAVSEQQQGSHRQTPIQPAAQRMVNTLEKVYREQAPQFELAIPDGLAFPGDEQDLLELLGNLLDNACKYGRGRIRVSAHSDSEHLHLTVEDNGPGIPEDQREQVIRRGQRLDTLQAGQGIGLAVAADIVGSYGGRLTIGKSEMGGAIIKIQFPNHA, from the coding sequence GTGAGTCAGCGCCCACTGTCACTGAATGCGCGCTTATTACTGGCCTCACTGCTGGTACTGCCCCTGTTTCTGGGGCTGACCGGGCTGGTTCTGGAGCGGGCCTTTGACCGCAGCCTGACCACCGCCGCCCGGGAACAGTTGCAGGGCCAGATCTACCTGCTGTTCAGCGTGGCGGAAATGCAGGGCACCGGTGAGCAGGCCCAACTGGAAATGCCCCCGGCGCTGCTGGAACCCAACTTCGAGCGCCTGAACTCCGGGCTCTATGGCTACCTTTCAACTCGGGCAGGACGCACCGTCTGGCATTCCAACTCGGCACAACTGCGCCCCGAGCTGCCCGCCACCGGGGAGTTTCCACAGCCGGGCGACTTGCTGCTCGACCAGATCGAGCTGGATGGCCAACCACACTGGCGCGCCCGTTACGCGGTGATCTGGGAGGATGACGCCGGGCAGGATCACGACTATCTGGTGACCTTGTTGCGCGATCAGACGCCCTACCGGGCCGAGCTGGCCAGCTTCCGGCGCCAGCTCTGGCGCTGGCTGGGCGCCGCCGCCCTGCTTCTGGTGATCGCCCAGAGCGCGAGCCTGCGCTGGGGGCTGCGCCCGCTGGGCCGACTCGCCCGGGCGCTGGATGCCATGCGCGAGGGCTCCCGCCCGCACCTGGAAGGCCGCCACCCGGCGGAGCTGCAACCGGTGGTGGACAACCTCAACCAGGTGCTGGACCGGGAGCAGTCTCTGCGCAAACGCTACCGGGACAGCCTGAGCAACCTGGCCCACAGCCTGAAAACGCCCCTGACCGTGCTGCGCAACCAGGCCAGCGATAGCGCACCGGATAAGGAAGCCCGAAGTGTGATCGCCGAGCAGGTGGCCCGTATGGATCAGGTGGTGAGTTACCAGTTGCGCCGGGCGGTGTCGGAGCAGCAACAGGGCAGCCACCGGCAGACCCCCATTCAACCCGCCGCCCAGCGCATGGTGAACACCCTGGAAAAAGTCTACCGGGAGCAGGCACCGCAGTTTGAGCTGGCCATTCCGGACGGGCTGGCGTTCCCCGGCGATGAGCAGGACCTGCTGGAGCTGCTCGGCAACCTGCTGGACAACGCCTGCAAGTATGGGCGGGGGCGCATTCGCGTCAGCGCCCACAGCGATAGTGAGCATTTACATCTGACCGTGGAGGACAATGGCCCCGGTATTCCCGAGGACCAGCGCGAGCAGGTGATCCGGCGCGGGCAGCGGTTGGATACCCTGCAGGCCGGGCAAGGGATTGGCCTGGCGGTGGCGGCGGATATTGTGGGCAGTTATGGGGGGCGGTTGACCATTGGTAAGTCCGAGATGGGCGGAGCGATAATAAAAATCCAGTTTCCAAACCACGCGTAG
- a CDS encoding DegV family protein, protein MNARTCIAVDSTCDLPAQFIRDNNIEVLPIYIHHAGGRQLDYRNPANTLRFYQSHTREKYGLAQSEPLSVEDMTQLLQRKLLPNYDLVQVITTNSKKSEVFKRVSEAAMVNEPKFRAMERPNRPPFRIRLYDSMTMFTGHGLLVYELVKRLKEEKTPINRSIRAIDHMREEVYGYIIPNDLAYMRERRHMRKSDHKISWVNFKLASMLNRRPIIQIHKGDTAKMTTGKGFWGSLEVLFDHVRKQMEQGLTCDAITMSYGGCLDEIKNHPAMIRFREDCQKAGVKTLLSMMSMTGTVNVGPGAFALAFATDKALV, encoded by the coding sequence ATGAACGCGCGTACCTGTATCGCAGTGGACTCCACCTGCGACCTGCCCGCCCAATTTATTCGGGACAACAACATTGAAGTACTGCCGATCTATATCCACCACGCTGGCGGTCGGCAACTGGACTACCGCAACCCGGCCAACACCCTGCGGTTCTATCAATCCCACACCCGGGAGAAATACGGCCTGGCCCAGTCCGAGCCGCTCTCCGTGGAGGACATGACCCAGCTCCTGCAACGCAAACTGCTGCCCAACTACGACCTGGTTCAGGTAATCACCACCAACAGCAAGAAGAGCGAGGTGTTCAAGCGGGTGTCCGAGGCCGCCATGGTCAACGAGCCCAAGTTCCGGGCCATGGAGCGCCCCAACCGGCCACCCTTCCGCATCCGCCTGTACGACAGCATGACCATGTTTACCGGCCATGGATTGTTGGTGTATGAACTGGTCAAGCGTCTGAAGGAGGAGAAAACCCCGATCAACCGCTCCATCCGGGCCATCGACCATATGCGCGAGGAGGTCTACGGTTACATCATTCCCAATGACCTGGCCTACATGCGCGAGCGCCGGCACATGCGCAAGTCCGACCACAAAATTTCCTGGGTGAACTTCAAATTGGCCAGCATGCTGAACCGGCGGCCGATCATTCAGATCCACAAAGGCGACACCGCCAAAATGACCACCGGCAAGGGCTTCTGGGGCAGCCTGGAGGTATTGTTCGACCATGTGCGCAAGCAGATGGAGCAGGGGTTGACCTGTGATGCCATTACCATGAGTTACGGTGGCTGCCTGGATGAGATCAAAAACCATCCCGCAATGATCAGGTTTCGGGAGGATTGTCAGAAAGCGGGGGTGAAAACCCTGCTCTCGATGATGAGCATGACCGGCACCGTCAACGTCGGCCCCGGGGCCTTTGCGTTGGCGTTTGCGACGGATAAGGCGTTGGTTTAG
- a CDS encoding calcium/sodium antiporter: MDFVWLLLGLALLTGGGDTLVRGAVALATRWGVSPLLAGLVIVGFGTSSPELVVSLQAALAKSPDIALGNVIGSNIANVLLILGLCGLVLPLTVHTNALKRDGLAMVVATVLALLIMRDGTLGRVDGVMFLVALAGYLIWSYRTERLHPEGPEVELHKAEAASVTPRPQALWLSVVMTLGGLVLLIVGARLFLHGAVGIGEWLGIPEALIGLTLVAVGTSLPEMAVSLIAVLRRQADVAVGNILGSNIFNLLGILGVSSIIQPLPLAGRLLAIDQWVMLAAALALVAFLLTGKRLNRVEAGVLLAGYVVYVGFMAV; the protein is encoded by the coding sequence ATGGATTTTGTCTGGTTATTGTTGGGCTTGGCCTTATTGACCGGCGGTGGCGACACCCTGGTGCGTGGGGCGGTGGCGCTGGCGACCCGCTGGGGTGTGTCGCCGCTGTTGGCGGGGTTGGTGATCGTCGGCTTTGGTACCTCCTCCCCGGAGTTGGTGGTGTCTCTGCAGGCGGCGCTGGCCAAGAGTCCGGACATTGCCCTGGGTAATGTGATCGGCAGTAACATCGCCAATGTCCTGCTGATTCTGGGCCTGTGCGGGCTGGTGCTGCCGCTGACCGTGCACACCAATGCCCTCAAGCGGGACGGCCTGGCCATGGTGGTCGCCACGGTGCTGGCGCTGCTGATCATGCGCGACGGTACCCTCGGGCGCGTGGATGGGGTGATGTTCCTGGTGGCGTTGGCGGGGTATCTGATCTGGTCCTACCGCACCGAGCGTTTGCATCCCGAGGGGCCGGAGGTGGAGCTCCATAAGGCGGAGGCCGCCTCGGTCACCCCGCGTCCCCAGGCGCTCTGGCTGTCGGTGGTGATGACCCTGGGTGGCCTGGTGCTGCTGATTGTTGGCGCGCGGCTGTTTCTGCACGGGGCCGTGGGTATTGGTGAGTGGCTGGGTATCCCGGAGGCGCTGATCGGCCTGACGCTGGTGGCGGTGGGGACGTCCCTGCCCGAAATGGCGGTGTCCCTGATCGCGGTGTTGCGCCGGCAGGCGGATGTGGCGGTGGGGAATATTCTCGGCAGTAATATCTTCAACCTGCTGGGGATTCTCGGGGTGTCGTCGATCATCCAGCCGTTGCCTCTGGCGGGGCGGTTGTTGGCCATTGACCAGTGGGTGATGTTGGCCGCCGCCCTGGCGTTGGTGGCGTTCCTGTTGACCGGGAAGCGGTTGAATCGCGTCGAGGCCGGGGTGTTGTTGGCCGGTTACGTTGTTTACGTCGGGTTTATGGCCGTTTGA
- the galE gene encoding UDP-glucose 4-epimerase GalE: MHSPSTDRSARPDILVTGGAGYIGSHVCVELVNAGYRPVVVDNLSNSKREVINRVAGICGEAPVFYELDLNDRPALEAVFEKHAFGAVMHFAGLKAVGESSQIPLTYYRENVGGTLTLCEVMEARGLGKLIFSSSATVYGDPVSVPIDETFATSATNPYGRSKLIIEEILRDVAAAPEAHRKAPWNITLLRYFNPVGAHESGQIGEDPAGIPNNLLPYVAQVAIGKLKELSVFGDDYDTVDGTGVRDYIHVVDLAKGHVAALEALEKTGPGCRAYNLGTGVGYSVLQMVAAFEKASGRKVPYRIAPRRPGDIASCYANADLAKRELGWEAEFGLERMMVDTWRWQSQNPEGY; encoded by the coding sequence ATGCACTCACCCTCAACAGACCGCAGCGCCCGCCCGGACATTCTGGTGACCGGCGGAGCGGGGTACATCGGCAGCCACGTGTGTGTGGAACTGGTGAATGCCGGTTACCGGCCGGTGGTGGTGGACAACCTGAGCAACAGCAAGCGCGAAGTCATCAATCGGGTGGCCGGCATCTGCGGCGAGGCGCCGGTGTTTTACGAGCTGGACCTGAACGACCGGCCCGCGCTGGAGGCGGTATTCGAAAAGCACGCCTTTGGTGCGGTGATGCACTTTGCCGGGCTCAAGGCGGTGGGCGAGTCCAGCCAGATCCCGCTGACCTATTACCGCGAAAACGTCGGCGGCACCCTGACCCTGTGTGAGGTGATGGAAGCCCGGGGGCTGGGCAAGCTGATTTTCAGCTCCTCGGCCACGGTGTACGGCGACCCGGTGTCGGTGCCTATTGATGAGACGTTCGCCACCAGTGCGACCAATCCCTACGGGCGCAGCAAACTCATCATCGAGGAGATTCTGCGGGACGTGGCGGCGGCACCGGAGGCGCACCGCAAGGCGCCCTGGAATATCACCCTGTTGCGTTATTTCAACCCGGTAGGTGCCCACGAAAGCGGCCAGATCGGCGAAGATCCCGCCGGAATCCCTAATAACCTGCTACCTTATGTGGCCCAGGTGGCCATCGGCAAGCTCAAGGAACTGAGTGTGTTTGGTGACGATTACGACACCGTGGATGGCACCGGGGTGCGCGACTACATTCATGTGGTGGACCTGGCCAAGGGCCATGTGGCGGCACTGGAAGCGCTGGAGAAAACCGGCCCCGGCTGCCGGGCTTATAACCTGGGGACCGGGGTGGGCTATTCGGTATTGCAGATGGTGGCGGCCTTTGAAAAGGCCAGTGGCCGGAAGGTCCCGTACCGCATCGCACCGCGTCGGCCCGGCGATATCGCCAGTTGTTACGCCAATGCGGATCTGGCCAAGCGGGAGTTGGGCTGGGAAGCGGAGTTTGGCTTGGAGCGGATGATGGTGGATACCTGGCGGTGGCAGTCGCAGAATCCGGAGGGGTATTAA
- a CDS encoding PrkA family serine protein kinase: protein MTIFNHYRERYISTQQEELSIQEYLDLCKQDRGVYATAAERMLMAIGEPELVDTSLDPRLSRIFSNKVIKRYKAFSDFYGMEECIEQIVSFFKHAAQGLEEKKQILYLLGPVGGGKSSLAEKLKALMEQMPIYCLKGSPVFESPLGLFNPDEDGQILEEDYGIPRRYLKTIMSPWAVKRLHEYEGDISQFKVVKVFPSILDQIAISKTEPGDENNQDISSLVGKVDIRKLEDYPQNDPDAYSFSGGLCRANQGLMEFVEMFKAPIKVLHPLLTATQEGNYNSTEGLSAIPFEGIILAHSNESEWQAFKNNKNNEAFLDRVYIVKVPYCLRVSEEVKIYEKLLENSSLYHSHCAPDTLRMLAKFVVLSRLKEPENSNIYSKMRIYDGESLKDTDPKAKSIQEYRDAAGVDEGMTGLSTRFAFKILSKVFNFDPTEVAANPVHLLYVLEQQIEREQFPAETRERYLGFIKEYLAPRYVDFIGKEIQTAYLESYTEYGQNIFDRYVTFADFWIQDQEYRDPDTGEILDRGALNQELEKIEKPAGISNPKDFRNEIVNFVLRARANNNGRNPAWNSYEKLRSVIEQKMFSNTEDLLPVISFNAKASAADQKKHQDFVARMIERGYTEKQVRLLSEWYLRVRKSQ, encoded by the coding sequence ATGACGATTTTCAACCATTACCGCGAACGTTACATTTCAACCCAACAGGAAGAGTTGAGCATTCAGGAGTACCTGGACCTGTGCAAACAGGACCGCGGCGTTTACGCCACCGCCGCCGAACGGATGCTGATGGCCATTGGCGAACCCGAACTGGTGGACACCTCTCTGGACCCCCGGCTGAGCCGCATTTTTTCCAATAAAGTCATCAAGCGCTACAAGGCCTTCAGCGACTTTTACGGCATGGAGGAGTGCATCGAGCAGATCGTCTCATTCTTCAAACACGCCGCCCAGGGGCTGGAGGAAAAGAAACAGATTCTGTACCTGCTCGGCCCGGTCGGGGGCGGCAAATCCTCCCTCGCCGAGAAGCTCAAAGCCCTGATGGAACAGATGCCCATCTACTGCCTGAAAGGCTCTCCGGTGTTTGAATCGCCCCTCGGGCTGTTCAACCCCGACGAGGACGGCCAGATTCTGGAAGAGGACTACGGCATTCCCCGGCGCTACCTGAAAACCATCATGTCGCCCTGGGCGGTGAAGCGCCTGCACGAGTACGAGGGCGACATCAGCCAGTTCAAGGTCGTGAAGGTATTCCCCTCCATTCTGGACCAGATTGCCATCTCCAAAACCGAGCCCGGCGATGAGAACAACCAGGACATTTCCTCCCTGGTGGGCAAGGTGGATATCCGCAAACTGGAGGACTACCCCCAGAACGACCCGGACGCCTACAGCTTCTCCGGCGGCCTGTGCCGGGCCAACCAGGGGCTGATGGAATTTGTGGAAATGTTCAAGGCACCGATCAAGGTGCTGCACCCGCTGCTGACCGCCACCCAGGAGGGCAACTACAACAGCACCGAGGGTTTGAGCGCCATTCCCTTCGAGGGCATCATTCTCGCCCACTCCAACGAATCCGAGTGGCAGGCGTTCAAAAACAACAAGAACAACGAGGCCTTTCTGGACCGGGTGTACATCGTCAAGGTGCCCTACTGCCTGCGCGTGTCCGAGGAAGTGAAAATCTACGAGAAGCTGCTGGAGAACAGCTCCCTGTACCACTCCCACTGCGCCCCGGACACCCTGCGCATGCTGGCCAAGTTTGTGGTGCTCTCGCGCCTGAAGGAGCCGGAAAACTCCAATATCTACTCCAAGATGCGCATCTACGACGGCGAGAGCCTGAAAGACACCGACCCGAAAGCCAAGTCCATCCAGGAATACCGGGACGCCGCCGGCGTGGACGAAGGCATGACCGGGCTGTCCACCCGGTTCGCGTTCAAGATTCTGTCCAAGGTGTTCAACTTCGACCCCACCGAAGTGGCCGCCAACCCGGTGCACCTGCTCTATGTGCTGGAGCAGCAGATCGAGCGCGAGCAGTTCCCCGCGGAAACCCGCGAGCGCTACCTGGGCTTTATCAAGGAATACCTGGCGCCGCGCTACGTGGACTTTATCGGCAAGGAAATCCAGACCGCCTACCTGGAGTCCTACACCGAGTACGGGCAGAACATTTTCGACCGCTACGTCACCTTTGCCGACTTCTGGATTCAGGACCAGGAATACCGGGACCCGGACACCGGGGAAATCCTCGACCGGGGCGCCCTCAACCAGGAACTGGAAAAAATCGAGAAGCCGGCGGGCATCAGCAACCCGAAGGACTTCCGCAACGAGATCGTCAACTTCGTGCTGCGTGCCCGGGCCAACAACAACGGCCGCAACCCGGCCTGGAACAGCTACGAGAAATTGCGCTCGGTGATCGAGCAGAAAATGTTCTCCAACACCGAGGACCTGTTGCCCGTCATTTCCTTCAATGCCAAGGCTTCCGCCGCGGACCAGAAAAAACACCAGGACTTTGTGGCGCGCATGATCGAGCGCGGCTATACGGAGAAGCAGGTCCGGCTGCTGTCGGAGTGGTATCTGCGGGTCCGCAAGTCCCAGTAA